One segment of Mycoplasma sp. E35C DNA contains the following:
- a CDS encoding MPN565 family protein: MNYFKSSQYKKTKPWIITLFLLFFVIGYYVIIWVLFGEFNVLKFNWVLGEGVIFNKDMMVNERNFNPLIFAFIIPPLLVYFLLILFIKYTFKQTGYDLIPLTYSLSVAMITTILSGLFDFSNTGLIIFARIILVLTVFFISFFILVYLTNKILISFDFKNDYVYVNDLLTENNQKTERKKMIHKLKPNKEETITISDYNK; this comes from the coding sequence ATGAATTATTTTAAAAGCTCACAATACAAAAAAACCAAGCCCTGAATAATTACATTATTCTTATTGTTTTTTGTTATTGGATATTATGTAATTATCTGAGTTTTATTCGGTGAATTTAATGTTTTAAAATTTAACTGAGTGCTAGGTGAAGGCGTAATTTTTAACAAGGATATGATGGTTAATGAGCGTAACTTTAATCCGTTAATTTTTGCTTTTATCATCCCGCCGTTGTTAGTTTATTTTTTATTAATATTATTCATTAAATACACCTTTAAACAAACAGGCTATGATCTTATTCCTTTAACTTATAGTTTGAGTGTTGCAATGATAACAACGATCTTGTCTGGATTATTTGATTTTTCTAACACAGGATTAATTATCTTTGCTCGAATAATATTAGTATTAACCGTATTTTTTATCAGTTTTTTTATTTTGGTATATCTTACTAATAAAATCTTGATTAGTTTTGATTTTAAAAATGATTATGTTTATGTTAATGATTTATTAACTGAAAACAATCAAAAAACCGAACGCAAAAAAATGATTCATAAATTAAAACCAAATAAAGAAGAAACAATTACAATAAGCGATTATAATAAATAA
- the obgE gene encoding GTPase ObgE has product MQFIDRCQIKLIAGNGGDGIIAWRREAHYDKGGPAGGSGGKGGNIILVADHNQSTLLSLKYSKIIRASNGDNGKPDMSSGQNGEDKYVKVPIGTTVYDEATNEVIVDLIRDKQEFIICHGGKGGRGNAAFKSSTLRAPNLYELGDEGEQRSVRLELKYLANVGIVGYPNAGKSTLISKLSNAKPKIANYQFTTLVPILGMVENNNKRLVFADIPGLIENASEGYGLGHDFLRHVERCEVLIHLISMNPFDHENVIDAYEKIMTELKKYSQLLVNKKMMVVANKMDADGAIENFNKLRSYLLKKNISITSISAINGDVGNLVNLVFDLYEKTLKTSDEENPFSTPSVVEKVYHYDGEKTIDDDPLDVIKDGEGRWIVSSKKLTYWFKKIPQTTLDNITRLGQKIKSMGVEDQLKAMGAKANDVIVICDYEYLIDE; this is encoded by the coding sequence ATGCAATTTATCGATCGTTGTCAAATTAAATTAATTGCAGGTAATGGTGGTGATGGAATTATTGCCTGAAGAAGAGAAGCTCACTATGATAAAGGCGGTCCTGCTGGTGGAAGTGGCGGCAAGGGCGGAAATATTATCTTAGTGGCTGATCATAACCAATCGACATTATTAAGCTTGAAGTATTCTAAGATTATTCGTGCTAGTAATGGTGATAATGGTAAGCCTGATATGTCATCTGGACAAAATGGTGAAGATAAGTATGTTAAAGTTCCGATTGGAACAACCGTTTATGACGAAGCAACCAATGAAGTAATTGTTGATTTAATTCGTGATAAACAAGAATTTATTATTTGTCATGGCGGCAAGGGCGGCCGTGGTAATGCTGCTTTTAAATCTTCAACATTAAGAGCACCTAATTTATATGAATTAGGTGATGAAGGAGAACAACGATCTGTTCGATTAGAACTTAAATATTTAGCTAACGTTGGAATTGTTGGTTATCCTAATGCTGGAAAATCAACATTGATTTCAAAACTATCAAATGCCAAACCAAAGATTGCTAATTACCAATTTACAACATTAGTGCCAATCTTGGGGATGGTTGAAAATAATAATAAACGTTTGGTGTTTGCTGATATCCCTGGATTGATCGAAAATGCCAGCGAAGGTTATGGATTAGGTCATGATTTTTTAAGACACGTTGAACGTTGTGAAGTTTTAATTCACTTAATTTCAATGAATCCATTTGATCATGAAAATGTCATTGATGCTTATGAAAAAATCATGACAGAATTAAAGAAGTATTCACAACTATTAGTCAATAAAAAAATGATGGTTGTTGCTAATAAAATGGATGCTGATGGTGCTATTGAAAATTTCAATAAATTGCGTAGTTATTTATTAAAAAAGAACATTTCAATCACTTCAATTTCAGCAATCAACGGTGATGTTGGTAACCTCGTTAATTTAGTATTTGATTTATACGAAAAAACCTTAAAAACTTCTGACGAAGAAAACCCTTTTTCAACACCAAGTGTTGTTGAAAAAGTTTATCACTATGATGGTGAAAAAACAATTGATGACGATCCACTGGATGTAATTAAAGATGGTGAAGGCCGTTGAATTGTTTCATCAAAAAAATTGACTTATTGATTTAAGAAAATTCCACAAACTACACTTGATAACATCACAAGACTAGGACAAAAAATTAAATCAATGGGAGTTGAAGATCAACTTAAAGCCATGGGTGCAAAAGCTAATGATGTAATTGTTATTTGTGACTATGAATACTTAATTGATGAATAG
- a CDS encoding TrkA family potassium uptake protein — translation MKRADYCVIGIGRFGIKVATKLKELGYNILILDKNKEKINVEAKRFDYAIHLDATDIMSLSDVGINNFDTVILSVSSIEESIIIATNLRELKVKNIIARAKNDVHKRVLKTFGVKEAVIPEEIVGENVAMRVVHSINSEIISIDEDISLVRVYATSKDVINKKLIDLNIRNNSRANIISITREYKNIYPIGPDTMILKNDLVTAACGNNDINRFLNLMSSDRKEK, via the coding sequence ATGAAACGAGCAGATTATTGCGTAATCGGGATCGGCCGATTCGGAATTAAAGTCGCAACTAAATTAAAAGAATTAGGATATAACATCCTTATTCTTGATAAAAATAAAGAAAAAATCAATGTTGAAGCCAAGCGTTTTGATTACGCAATTCACTTAGATGCCACTGACATTATGTCGTTATCTGATGTTGGAATTAACAACTTTGATACGGTAATTTTATCTGTAAGTAGCATTGAAGAATCAATTATTATTGCTACCAATCTAAGAGAATTAAAAGTTAAAAACATCATTGCCAGAGCTAAAAACGATGTGCATAAACGGGTATTAAAAACATTTGGGGTTAAAGAAGCAGTAATTCCTGAAGAAATCGTTGGTGAAAACGTGGCGATGCGTGTTGTGCATAGTATTAATAGTGAAATTATTTCAATTGATGAAGACATCAGTTTAGTTAGGGTGTATGCAACATCAAAAGATGTTATTAATAAAAAACTGATCGATTTAAATATTAGAAACAACTCACGTGCAAATATTATTTCAATTACCAGAGAATATAAGAATATTTATCCAATCGGTCCAGATACGATGATTTTAAAAAACGACTTAGTCACAGCAGCTTGCGGAAATAATGATATTAATCGTTTTTTAAACCTAATGAGTTCAGATAGAAAGGAAAAGTAG